A genomic stretch from Gemmatimonadaceae bacterium includes:
- a CDS encoding serine/threonine-protein kinase yields the protein MNPRHPAEQSATSDAAVPQRDMLGEYYRIDRELGQGGMATVYLCTDLRTGQHAAVKLLRPKLGNVITRERFFREIRFAAALEHPRIPRVLETGVSKGLPFYAMTYVEGESLRQRLDREPPLEVGESLRIAREVTIPLSYGHARGIIHRDIKPENILLSGREVYILDFGVARAIIGSADDTLTRTGITVGTPAYMSPEQVRADRALDRRSDIYSLGCVLYEMLSGAPPFRGATPYLLMASRFTTPPQPLRAMRADVPESVERAIAKAMALVPEHRWQSAEQFSAALDDSTPAAN from the coding sequence ATGAACCCACGACATCCAGCAGAGCAGAGCGCGACCTCGGACGCAGCCGTCCCGCAACGAGACATGCTGGGCGAGTACTACCGCATAGACCGCGAGCTGGGCCAGGGCGGCATGGCGACCGTGTATCTCTGCACCGATCTGCGAACCGGGCAACACGCAGCCGTCAAGCTTCTCCGGCCCAAGCTGGGAAACGTCATCACACGCGAGAGATTTTTCAGGGAGATCAGATTCGCCGCCGCGCTCGAGCATCCTCGCATTCCGCGGGTCCTCGAGACAGGTGTCTCAAAAGGGCTTCCTTTCTACGCAATGACATACGTGGAGGGAGAATCGCTGCGGCAGCGGCTCGACCGCGAGCCGCCCCTGGAAGTGGGCGAATCACTGCGCATCGCCCGCGAGGTCACGATACCGCTGAGCTACGGACACGCGCGCGGAATCATCCACCGCGACATCAAGCCGGAGAACATTCTGCTGAGCGGTCGAGAAGTCTACATCCTCGACTTCGGCGTCGCGCGGGCGATCATCGGATCGGCGGATGATACGCTCACGCGCACCGGCATCACGGTCGGCACGCCGGCGTACATGAGTCCGGAACAGGTGCGGGCCGACCGCGCCCTCGACCGGCGGAGCGACATCTACTCGCTCGGCTGCGTGCTCTACGAGATGTTGTCGGGTGCGCCTCCATTCCGCGGGGCGACTCCGTATCTGCTGATGGCGAGTCGCTTCACGACGCCACCGCAGCCGCTGCGGGCAATGCGCGCGGACGTACCGGAGTCGGTCGAGCGGGCGATCGCGAAAGCGATGGCGCTCGTGCCGGAGCATCGCTGGCAGTCCGCTGAACAATTTTCGGCGGCGCTCGATGATTCCACGCCGGCTGCCAACTGA
- a CDS encoding cation diffusion facilitator family transporter — protein sequence MARLPADRIQPVRHQASVSESGSRVIRAAQIGMLVNAVLALVKLVAGLVGNTYALVADAVESTGDIFASLVVWGGLSVATRDPDEDYPFGYGKAESVAAAFVAIMLLAAAVGIAFVAVREIRTPHKTPAPWTLLVLVAVLLVKYVLFRRVAATGEEAGSTAGKADAWHHLSDAITSAAAFVGISIALWGGAGWEQADDWAALFASAIIFYNGLRLARPAVYDLMDRTPGGEIIEPVRNAAAAVSGVLAVEKLSARKAGLVYYVDIHVQANPQMSLHDAHGLSGAVKSAIRASVPRVFGVLVHMEPFDGSG from the coding sequence ATGGCAAGACTACCAGCGGACCGGATCCAGCCGGTGCGACATCAAGCCTCTGTGAGCGAATCCGGCTCACGGGTGATCAGGGCCGCGCAGATCGGCATGCTCGTCAACGCGGTGCTGGCGCTGGTGAAACTCGTCGCGGGCCTCGTCGGAAATACCTACGCGCTCGTCGCCGACGCGGTCGAGTCCACTGGCGACATCTTCGCATCGCTGGTGGTTTGGGGCGGGCTTAGCGTCGCGACCCGTGATCCCGACGAAGACTATCCGTTCGGATATGGAAAGGCGGAGTCGGTCGCCGCAGCGTTCGTTGCGATCATGCTGCTTGCGGCCGCGGTGGGAATCGCGTTCGTGGCGGTTCGCGAGATCCGGACTCCGCACAAGACCCCCGCACCGTGGACGCTCCTCGTTCTCGTCGCCGTGCTCCTCGTGAAGTACGTGCTGTTCAGGCGAGTGGCGGCTACGGGGGAAGAGGCGGGAAGTACTGCCGGCAAGGCCGACGCATGGCATCATCTCAGCGACGCGATCACCTCGGCGGCGGCTTTCGTCGGAATCTCGATCGCATTGTGGGGCGGCGCGGGCTGGGAGCAGGCCGATGACTGGGCGGCTCTGTTCGCGTCAGCGATCATCTTCTACAACGGCCTCCGTCTCGCCAGGCCGGCGGTGTACGATCTGATGGACCGCACACCGGGCGGCGAGATAATTGAGCCGGTGCGAAATGCCGCGGCCGCCGTGAGTGGCGTTCTCGCCGTGGAGAAGCTCTCCGCGCGAAAGGCAGGGCTGGTCTATTACGTGGACATCCATGTCCAGGCCAACCCGCAAATGTCGCTGCACGATGCGCACGGGCTGAGCGGGGCGGTGAAGAGCGCCATCCGTGCAAGCGTGCCGCGGGTGTTCGGCGTGCTCGTGCACATGGAGCCGTTCGATGGATCCGGCTAA
- a CDS encoding NAD(P)(+) transhydrogenase (Re/Si-specific) subunit beta yields MLDVRESLIAAAYIVSAVFFIFGLKRLSSPATARSGNQLAAFGMVVALAVTLLDRQILSFWIIGAGILLGAAIGTWFARTVQMTAMPQMVALFNGMGGATAALVSVAEYIRLAGNAEPIGSGETSSIVLGTIIGAVSFTGSLIAFGKLQELLSGKPLQFPLQRLLNGLLVLAMIALGVSIVLGTSGATGLWGLFALALLLGALFVLPIGGGDMPVVISILNSLTGLAAALTGFVLHNQMLVVAGVLVGASGTLLTLLMSRAMNRSVANVLFGAFGAAPAAGAAAADTAQRQVRSTTAEDTAIALAYARTVVIVPGYGLAVAEAQHTVRELATDLEKRGVDVKYAIHPVAGRMPGHMNVLLAEANVPYDQLLEMDQVNGEFAQTDVVLVVGANDVVNPAARDDPSSPIYGMPILDVDKARNIIVLKRSMGHGFAGIENALFYHEKTRMLFGDARQSLTQVSQALKTV; encoded by the coding sequence ATGCTTGATGTACGCGAATCGCTCATCGCCGCGGCGTACATCGTCTCGGCCGTGTTCTTCATCTTCGGGCTGAAGCGGCTCAGCTCTCCGGCAACGGCTCGCTCCGGAAACCAGCTGGCCGCGTTCGGAATGGTGGTCGCTCTTGCGGTGACGCTTCTCGACCGGCAGATCCTTTCGTTCTGGATCATCGGTGCCGGCATCCTCCTCGGCGCCGCGATTGGCACGTGGTTCGCCCGCACCGTTCAGATGACCGCGATGCCGCAGATGGTCGCGCTGTTCAATGGAATGGGCGGCGCCACGGCGGCGCTGGTCTCGGTCGCGGAGTACATCCGGCTGGCGGGAAATGCCGAGCCGATAGGCTCGGGCGAGACGTCGTCCATCGTGCTTGGCACGATCATCGGCGCCGTATCGTTCACGGGAAGTCTCATCGCCTTCGGGAAGCTGCAGGAGCTCCTGTCGGGGAAGCCGCTGCAGTTTCCGCTGCAGCGACTGCTCAACGGTCTTCTGGTGCTGGCGATGATCGCGCTCGGCGTGTCCATCGTGCTTGGCACGTCCGGCGCCACCGGCTTGTGGGGACTGTTCGCCCTGGCGCTTCTTCTCGGAGCGCTCTTCGTGCTGCCCATCGGCGGCGGAGACATGCCGGTCGTCATTTCGATTCTCAATTCGCTGACGGGCCTCGCGGCGGCTCTCACCGGATTCGTTCTGCACAACCAGATGCTCGTCGTCGCGGGAGTTCTCGTCGGCGCGTCGGGCACGCTCCTCACGCTTCTCATGAGCAGAGCGATGAATCGTTCCGTGGCGAACGTTCTCTTTGGAGCATTTGGAGCGGCGCCGGCGGCCGGAGCGGCGGCAGCCGACACGGCGCAGCGACAGGTCCGTTCCACCACTGCCGAGGATACGGCTATCGCCCTTGCCTATGCGCGAACCGTCGTCATCGTGCCCGGCTACGGATTGGCTGTCGCGGAAGCACAGCACACCGTTCGCGAGCTCGCAACCGATCTCGAGAAGCGCGGTGTGGACGTGAAGTACGCAATCCATCCGGTCGCGGGCCGCATGCCCGGCCACATGAATGTCCTGCTGGCCGAAGCGAACGTACCCTACGATCAGTTGCTGGAGATGGACCAGGTGAACGGCGAGTTCGCGCAGACCGACGTCGTGCTCGTCGTCGGCGCCAACGACGTCGTAAATCCCGCCGCACGCGACGATCCGTCCAGCCCCATCTACGGCATGCCGATTCTCGACGTGGACAAGGCGCGCAACATCATCGTTCTCAAGCGCAGCATGGGGCACGGCTTCGCCGGCATCGAGAACGCTCTCTTCTATCACGAGAAAACGCGCATGCTCTTCGGCGATGCGCGCCAGTCGTTGACACAGGTGAGTCAGGCGCTCAAGACGGTTTAG
- a CDS encoding NAD(P) transhydrogenase subunit alpha — MSMELVLGVYVFILAMFVGFEVISRVPSVLHTPLMSATNAIHGIVLLGAMLVAGAADTTLLKALGFIAVVFGAANVFGGFVVTDRMLEMFRKRPGDGRDA, encoded by the coding sequence ATGAGCATGGAACTCGTGCTCGGAGTCTACGTCTTCATTCTCGCGATGTTCGTGGGGTTCGAGGTGATCTCGCGGGTGCCTTCCGTGCTGCATACACCCCTGATGTCGGCTACCAACGCGATTCACGGAATCGTGCTGCTCGGCGCAATGCTCGTCGCCGGTGCGGCGGACACGACGCTGCTCAAGGCCCTCGGCTTCATCGCCGTCGTGTTCGGCGCGGCGAACGTGTTCGGCGGTTTCGTCGTCACCGACCGGATGCTCGAGATGTTCCGCAAACGCCCCGGAGACGGCCGCGATGCTTGA
- a CDS encoding Re/Si-specific NAD(P)(+) transhydrogenase subunit alpha, with product MRVAVPTEIVPGEKRVALAPEVIPQLLKLGHTVAIQSGAGTRAGFTDDAYAAAGATIEADARSTYSGADMLLKVQRPAIGPSGNELDLLSSGSVLIGLLQPSGDPSIFGSLARLGVTACSMELVPRTSRAQMMDALSSQSTVAGYKAVLLAANALQKFFPMLMTAAGTVRPARVLVIGAGVAGLQAIATARRIGAVVEAFDTRPVVKEQVQSLGAKFIELNFGSQNAEDAGGYATELAEEHIRREKELIHEHARNADVVITTALVPGRRAPLLVTAETVAAMKPGSVIVDLAGEQGGNCELTEPGETVERHGVTIIAPLHIASDLAYHASQMYAKNVAALVTLMTTNGNLNLDMNDDIISAVCVTANGQVRNAAIASRLEEAAQ from the coding sequence ATGCGTGTAGCGGTACCAACTGAGATCGTCCCCGGCGAAAAGCGAGTTGCGCTGGCTCCTGAAGTAATTCCACAACTGTTGAAGCTGGGTCACACGGTGGCGATTCAGTCCGGAGCCGGCACCCGGGCGGGATTCACGGACGATGCCTATGCGGCGGCCGGCGCAACGATCGAAGCGGACGCCAGAAGCACATACTCCGGCGCCGACATGTTGCTCAAGGTTCAGAGGCCGGCAATCGGGCCTTCCGGCAACGAGCTCGATCTTCTGTCGAGCGGATCCGTTCTCATCGGACTTCTTCAGCCATCCGGCGACCCTTCCATCTTCGGGAGTCTCGCGCGGCTTGGCGTCACCGCGTGCAGCATGGAGCTCGTCCCGCGAACGTCGCGCGCCCAGATGATGGACGCACTGTCGTCGCAAAGCACGGTCGCCGGATACAAGGCGGTGCTGCTGGCAGCGAATGCCCTCCAGAAATTCTTTCCGATGCTGATGACCGCGGCGGGTACGGTTCGTCCCGCGCGCGTTCTCGTCATCGGAGCGGGCGTCGCCGGGCTTCAGGCGATCGCCACGGCGCGACGCATCGGCGCGGTCGTCGAGGCGTTCGACACCCGCCCTGTGGTGAAGGAACAGGTGCAAAGCCTCGGCGCCAAGTTTATCGAGTTGAACTTCGGCTCGCAGAACGCAGAGGATGCGGGCGGATACGCCACGGAACTCGCCGAAGAGCATATCCGGCGCGAGAAGGAGCTCATTCACGAGCACGCGCGCAATGCAGATGTGGTGATTACGACCGCGCTCGTACCCGGCAGGCGCGCGCCGCTGCTCGTCACCGCCGAGACGGTCGCGGCGATGAAGCCGGGCTCGGTAATCGTGGATCTCGCCGGCGAACAGGGCGGCAACTGCGAGCTGACGGAGCCCGGAGAGACGGTCGAACGACATGGCGTCACGATCATCGCGCCGCTTCACATCGCCAGCGACCTCGCCTATCACGCCAGCCAGATGTACGCGAAGAATGTTGCCGCACTCGTCACGCTGATGACCACCAACGGAAATCTCAATCTCGACATGAACGACGATATTATCTCAGCGGTGTGCGTGACCGCGAACGGACAGGTGCGCAACGCGGCGATCGCCAGCCGTCTCGAGGAGGCAGCACAATGA